CAGCAGCAACTCAACACGCCGTTTCTCGCCCTTGGCCGCCGCTGAAACCAGCAGGGCATCAGCCTCGGCCAGTGCCTCCGGGCTGAGGGTGACCGTGGGATCCTTCGACGCGCAGCCGGACAGCAATGGGAAAACCAGAATCAGAAGCAGCAACAAACGAGGGGCGCCGATTTCCTTGGCCATAACAGGTGTTCTCTGTGGGAGTGCAAAGACCCCTATTCTGGTCAGGCGCCGGCAGGAATTAAATCGAGTCGTTCACAACTCCGGCCCATTTTCGAGCAGATCGCGAACCAGTTGCCGCAGGCGATCCTCTCCGTCTCTCTGGCCCAGACACAGAGCCTCGGCCTTCAGCCAGGACCAGGGTCGACCCTGCATCACGCCGAGGCACCAGAGGCCGAGCGACGGATGTTGCGCCAGCCGGACCATCACGCCGGGAGCCTGGCCCAGTTTTCTCAGCACCGGAACCGTAAGTGCAAAACCCCGATGCCCGTGGGCAAACTGGCGGAGATCCCGCAGATCCTCGGCATCGGGAGCCGGGCCGCCCGGCAGGTCTGCGGTCACTTGCGCCAGCAGTTCAGGTGCCAGCTCCGGCCAGTTGTCCGGCAGCAACGCCAGCCAGTGACTGGCCAGGCGCTTGCGGATGCGCTCCGCCAGTTCCAGCCCCGCCGACGAGAGCCCGCGCATCATCTGGATCGGGTACTCCCCGCTGGAGGCCTCCTGTTGCAAGCCCATGCGCGCCACGCCGAGGCCGCAGCCCTGCCAGAAGGCCACCAGATCGACACTGCCGCCGAAACTGGTACCCAGGTAATCGATACCGCTCTCGGTCGCAGCAACCCTGGCGGCATCCACCAGGCGGCGCCCGATGCCCAGGCGCCGGAATTCATCCGCCACGGCCACCCGCACCACCCGCAGGCCCTTCAGGGCAGCCGCCTCCGGATAGCCGCTGTGACTGGCCAATGACTGCGCCAGGAGATGGCCCCTTACCCGCCGGGTACCCAGGCTGACCTCCCCGGCCAGTTCCGGCGACAACCCGCCTTCCTCGGTACTCCAGAGCACGCCGACGGTGCGACCGTTCAGCGTTGCGCGCCAGCTGCGCGCACGGGGATCATCCAGCCATTGCCGTAAATCGGCGGGACTGGTGCGGTAGTGGGCGTCCACCAGCAACCCGAACGCCTCCGCAAGCACCCGGTCGGAAGCGTGGGCAGGCTGGAAGGGCTCGATGACAGGCGCTTCAGCTGTCTCTGATCGAGTGAGTCCAACGTCGCCGTCCGCGCCCAGCAGAAACAGTTCCGAGACCAGCGCTTCCAGGGGATCGCTCTGCGCCCAGCGCACCGGCGCCGTCAGCGTCACGGCCTGCCACTGGGGTGTTTTTTCATCCAACACCTGCCGGAAACGGATAGCAAAGCCCCGCCCGGCGCCCTCGTAACCATGGACGGTGGTGGCGAACGCCACCCTGGGCCAGCCCAGCAGCACGGCTTTGAGAAGCGGCGCGGGCAACGCGGCGGCCTCGTCAACCAGAATGACCTCTGCCCCCGGCTTGGAAGCCAGCAGCGAACGGATCGGCATAAACCTCAGGCGCGCGCCTGAGCGGGTGACCAGGCACTTTCCATCCCCGGGGGTACCGAGCTGCTCGTCACCTCTGGCGTTGCTCCACCCCTCGTCACTGCTCTCGGTCAGGACGTCGGCGAGGACGACGCTGGCATGACGGAACAGGGTGTCAGTGCTTTGCGCCGAAGGCGCGGTGACAACGATGTCCTGCCGTCCCTTCAGCAACAGCTCTGCCGCCGCCATACCCATTGCCGCGGACTTGCCTCGGCCCCGGTCGGCGGTAATCACCAGCGGTCGACGCCGCCGGCCAAGCCCGAACCGGACCAGACGCTGTATCAGTTGCTGCTGGTCGCTGGTGGTGCCGACAACAAACGGGACGTCGGGCAATGGCGGAATCGGTGGCAAGGAAGCCCTGCCCGGGCTGACCCGGATCACCGCCTCATGATCGGCAAGGAGGGCCGACATGCGGCCAGCAAAAGGATGCTCACCGCCATGCTCCAGCCCGGTTCTCGCGTAATCCGGGTCGGCAAACCGCCGCCAGTCTGAGAGCGGCGGCATCAGCCAGAACAGCAGGCCGCCGGCCGTCAGCGCGCCGGTCAGTGCGGCCAGATCATCAGGAGGATTGCCTTGCCAGCCGTCCCACACGACGAGGGGAAGCTCCCGCCCCAGCCAGGACCGGGCCCGGGTCGGGGCCATTGGCACCAGGCGGCCGTCAGGGCTGTCACCTTTCGGACCGGTCCACAGGCCCTGGTGGAAGTCGAGGCCGGGCAGCCGCTGGCGGAGCCACTGCAGCGCGTCTTCCCGATCGCCCTCGATCAAAACCAGTCGGCGCTGGCCATTGGCGGTGAGGCTGGTCTGGAGGTCACGCCAGTGGGCAACCTCGGCCTCGGCGTCCGGTCCCGGGTGATTCATCAGCTGAGGTCGGCGCCGTGGGCCTTGAGGTCTTCGAGTGCGCATTTTTCCAGGGCCGCGCGGTGGGTCGCGCGCAACCGCACCCTGGGTGCACAGCCGGCTTCGAAAGCTTCCTGCCAGCGAGCGGCGCACAGGCACCAGCTGTCGCCGGCTTTCAGGCCCTCGAAGCCGAACTCGGGCCTTGGGGTGCTGAGGTCGTTGCCGTGGGCTTTGGAGAATTCCAGGAAGTCGTCGGTGACGACGGCACAAACGGCGTGCAGGCCGAAGTCATCGGGGCCGACGTTGCAACAGCCGTCGCGGTAGAAGCCGGTGACCGGGTCCTTGCCGCAGGTTTCCAGTTTTTCGCCTAGTACGTTGATTGATTCAGACATTTCCATTTTATCGAGACCTTTCAGTTTCGGGGGCAGCAAGTTTGGAGGAGGGTTCAATTATGCGGTAGCGGTATCCGCTCTACCAGCGGGCCGTTACAATACCGGCCATGCCGACCGAACCTCAAATTCCCGACACCAGCAACCTGCCGGATTACCTCACCGACGAGCAGCGGGCGATCATTACCGCGGGCTACGAGCATGCGGTGATTACCGCGGTGGCGGGCAGTGGCAAGACCTCGACGCTGGCCTGGCGAATTCGCTATCTGCTGGAGCAGGGCCATGATCCGGACCGGGTTCTGGTGCTGATGTTCAATCGCAGCGCCCGGGTGGATTTCGAGCGCAAGCTTCAGGAGGTGTGTGCCGGCAGCGGGTTGGCATTACCGGAGATCCGGACTTACCACGCCATGGGTCTGCGGCTGTACAAGCGATTTGTGCGGGAGGGCTATCTGCCGGGGTTCTCGGAGAAGATCCTGACCGAGCAGGAGATCAGTTTCCAGGCCTGGCAACTGACCCGCAGGCTGGCGCCCGAGGACCTGGCCGATGAGATCCGACGCAACAAGAAGGATTTCGTGGAGACGGCGACGGGGTTCATTGATCGGGTGAAAACCACTCTGTCACCGGCGGAGATTGTATTCGAGGAGCTCGGCTACTCGGACAAACACAAATACCTGATTGATCTGTTCCACAGCTTCGAGCAGTGGCGCAAGGGCCAGGGCCGGATCAGTTACGCGGACATGCTCTATGAGCCGGTCATGGCCATTCACCAGAATCCGCCCCTGCAACGGCTGGTGGCCAACAAGATGGATCTGGTTCTGGTGGATGAGTATCAGGACACCAATGAGATACAGCACCTGCTGCTGCGCTACGTGGCCGGCGACCGGGCCCGGGTGACGGTGGTGGGCGACCCGGACCAGACCATTTACGAGTTTCGCGGCGCCCGGCCGGAGTTCATTCTCCGGCGCTTCAGCGATGAGTTCGAGAGCCCGCTCGAACAGACCCTCAGCTACACCTTCCGCTATGGCCATCGCGTGGCCCTGCTGGCCAATCATCTGATCTGCCACAACACCGGCCGCAAGGATGTACTGTGTCACTCGCACCCGTCCACGCCCGATACCGGCATCACGCTGCACCGGGCGGAGAGCGATGCCGAAACGGTACTGCAGATCCTGCAGGGCCTGTCGGAGCCGTCGCTTTCGGACGCCGCCATCCTGTTCCGGGTCTGGAGCCAGAGTGTGCCGATCGAATTGAAGCTGCTGGCCCGGCAGATTCCCTATCGAATCGACGCCGGCAAGGGCGCTCTGTTCAGCCGAGAGGTGCAGGCAATCACCGCCCTGTTGATGGTGGTGACGGGCAGGTTGGCCAACCTGCCGGACGAAGACCGGCTGGAGCTGGCCCGGCAACTGCTGCGGTTTCCCCACGTTGGTCTGAAGGAACCGGAACTGGAACAGCTGGCCCGGTTCCTGGCCGGATTCGCCGACGGCTGGCACGAGCGCCTGATGGCCCTGGATTTCGATGCCCTGGCCCCGATGGCGGCCCGCAAGCTCAGGAAACTGGGTGAGGTGCTGTCCCAGCTCCGGGGTTTTTCAGGGCCGGTGGCGGGGTTAATCAGCGTCTACGCCGAGCACACCGATCTGTACGAAGGCATTCGCAGCCTGGCCCTGACCCACGACAGCGCCGAGGAACGTATCGATACGGTGCAGGGATTCCGGCAATATCTGAAGAGCCTGGACGTCACGGCCGATGGCGCCCTCGACCATCTGAAGGCGCTGAAACAGCAGGCGGGGGAGAAGCAGGAAGGCGGTGTGTTGCTCTCCACCATCCACCGCACCAAGGGTCTGGAGTGGCCCACGGTGATTATCCCCGGCCTGCAGGAAAAGTACCTGCCGTACAGCCCCCGGCCACAGGACGATGCCCGGAGCTTTCTGGAAAGCGAGCGGCGCCTGCTCTACGTGGCCATGACGCGAACCCGCAGGCAGCTCCATCTGATTAGCCGGCCCGAAAGCCGGCAGCCCCACCTGGACGGCGACATGGGCCCCAGCCGATTTATCGAGGAATGTTGCTTCGGGCTGGCCGACGAGTTCGGCAGCTGGCTCGACGACCGGGACCCGACACAGGCCCACAGCATCCGCCTGGAAGCTCCGCTTACATCGGTGAGCCTGCGCTACGCCCACCGCGAAGGCGTAGAGATTGAGGGCCAGACGGCAGTTTCCCGGCGCGCCAGGGAACCTCTTTGGCACTCGTCCCGTGTCAGCCATACCATTTTCGGTGCAGGCTCGGTGACGAGAGAAGACGAGGCCTCGTTCGAAGTGCACTTCGACAACGGCGAGACACTTAACTTCAGCAAGAAAAGCGCTCACCTGTACTTCACCCATCTGGCCTGATACGCCTGATACAAAAGTGTTTCGGCACCGTAGCACTCGGTACAAGTGCGGATGTAACAGTCTGTTTCAATTCTTTGCTTTTTTTGGCCTACTACCGTCCATTGCGTTGCAAGGCCCCGCCGGTTGGCGGCCGCGGCGTAATAACCACAATGAACAGGAGGTTCCGAATGAACGTCATTCGTCCGATGTCTGCGGCCGTGCTGGCTGCTTCTCTCGCAACACCCGCCCTGGCCGACCGCCAGGAAACCGTTTACGTCAATCCGTTCGCTGCGTTCCAGCTGTTCGACGACAAGCGCGACCTCAGCGAAACCGGCACCTTTGGTGTGGGCGCGGAGTATCGTTTCCTGCCGAACTGGTCCGTTGAAGCTGTCTATTCGCGGGCAAACGCGGATCGCAAGTACGTTCCGGGCGAATCGGATTTCGATGAAATCCGGCTGGATGGCACCTACTACTTTGCCGGGCCCGACCAAGCCTGGAACCCGTATGTGTCCATCGGTGCCGGACATGCCGATTTCGGTGAAGACCCGACGGGACCCCTGACCGCTGGCAGCAACCATGACGAGACCCGGGTAAACATAGGCACCGGTATTCGCTACAACATCAACGACACCGTGTCTCTGCGCGGCGACCTCCGCGAGTTCCACGGCATTGACGAAAGTACCTTCGACACCCAGGTGTCCCTGGGCATCAGCTTCGCGTTCGCCCGCACCGTGGCCGACGCCAAGCCGGTACCGGCACGTCCGGCCGACGCCGACGGCGATGGCGTTTCCGACGACCGGGACCAGTGCCCTGGCACGCCTGCAGGCGCGCCCGTTGACAGCAAAGGCTGCGAACCCGATGCCGACGGCGACGGCGTGGCAGACACCCGCGACCAGTGCCCTGCCACTCCCCGTGGCGCGGAAGTAAACAGCCGTGGTTGCGAGCTGGACAGCGACAACGATGGCGTTGTGAACAGCAAGGACCAGTGCCCGGGTACCGCTGCTGGCGCCAAGGTTGATGATACCGGCTGCGAGGGGGTAACCGAGACCATCCAGACCTTCACCATTGAGGTCAAGTTCCCCTCCAACAGCTCGATCATTGGCAATGCCTACGACAATGAGATCCGTCGTGTTGCGGAGTTCCTGAAAGCGAACCCGGAAACCATTGTCGAGATTGCCGGTCACACCGACAGCCGTGGCGAAGCCGGATACAACCAGTTCCTGTCACAGCGTCGCGCCGAATCCGTGGCCGCTCGCCTGACCGGACCGCTGGGTGTTGATCCGTCCCGCGTGGAAGCCGTCGGTTACGGCGAGACCCAGCCGGTGGCCTCCAACGACACCGAGCAGGGCCGTGCTGCCAACCGTCGGGTGGAAGCCCGCATCCAGGTTGTCCGCTGATACTCGGGTTTACCCTGAGCATTGGAGAAGGCGCCTGCGGGCGCCTTTTCTGTCTCTGGAACACACGGGGAAACGATGCTGCGATCCGTTGTATTGATCACCACCCTGATGGGCATTGCTACTGGATTGCAGGCCCAGGTTTACCGGTGCGAAGCAAACGGCAACCCGGTGTTTTCAGACCGACCCTGCGGCACCGACGCCGAATCGGTTCCGATCCGGGACAACCGCATCGGCGGCAGCTTTGACCAGAATCTACCCGAACCGGCACCCGATGCTGACTCGGCCGAAGACACCGACCGCGAAGCCCGGGAAACAGAGCCAGGCACCTGTCGGTTCATCAACTCCACCGACCTGCGGCGTTACCTGGTTCGCGAACAGGTTGTTCAGGGCATGACCCGGGATAACGTGCGCCGGGCCTTCGGCAATCCGCCCGAAACCTACACCAGCCCCCAGGAAGTCTGGATCTACCAGACCCGCTACTACGGCGCGCTGTACGAACTCACCTACGTGTATTTCAGGGATGGCTGTGTGGAGCGGGTGGAGTATCGCAAGCCCTGACCGCATCCAGCAGCAGGTTTCGAGGCGTCAGCGATCGCTCACAGAAGGTGCCGAGTGTCACCCGGTAGCCCTGCTCTTCCAGATACACCGCGTAATCGAGCACCATCCAGAGTTCCAACGGGCGCCGGAACAGGTGGCGCACCAGCTCATACCGCCGCACCTGTTCGAACCGCCGCTCTCCAAATGCCTGCCAATGGCTAAAATCCGTGCCTGCAGGCAGAGCCAGGCCTTTCTTTGCCGCCGCCCAGCGGCAGAACGCCTGGAAATCCTCGTTGACCAGTCGCGGCGGGTGCGACGGTACGGGCAGATAGTTATCCTGCCCTCGCAACGCTCGCTGAAGCCCGTCAAAGCCCAGCCGCCACTGGCTGATCCGGCGGGTCTGCTCACGCACCCGGGCGGGGGCAGTCACGGTTTCCTGCACCGCCAGGCGCAGGTCGTTCGGGGTGAGTTTGAGTGTCGGTTCATGGCCTGAAGCCTGACTTGAGAGCGGCCGATAGTGGTCGGAAGCAGTGAGGTGGTAACAGCACGGCGAAATACTGAGCCTGGGCAGGCCCGCCAGAGCGCCGCGTTGGAGCAACTGCCGGTGCAGGTCGCCGCAGGCATGCAGGGCCACACCGTGGTGGTCCGCCGGCAGCGTCAGATCCGGGGCCATGACATCCTGGCAACGGATCGACACCCGGTCGCCAAACTGCCCGGCCAGGCGATTGCCATCACGGACCAGTTCCCCGTTCCATTCAAACCCGGTAACCAGGTCGGTGCAGTGCGGTGCCAGTGTTCGTGACAGGTGCCCCTTGCCACAACACCAGTCCAAGGCCGGTTTCGAGAGTGGCAACAGGGCCGAGGTAAAGGCCCCTGCCTGAAGGCGCTTGCGCCCAGGCATATCGGTGGCGCGGATTTCCGGGAGTGTCGCCGCCGCCACGCCGTCCGTCGATGCCGAGAGCACCGGCAGTTGCACCAGAGCCTCGTAATGGACGAGATCGGGGACCCACCGGGCGGACTGCTGTGCCAGCCGTTCCGGGGTATCGTCCAGGCGCTGGCAGGCGTCATCGGTTTGAGCCATCAGCCAGTCGGCGAGCGACGGATACTGCCGTACCCACTCGGGCTCTGGCGTCATGAACGGTGCCGGTTGCCAGAACGCCCGATGGGCCACCAGCCAGTCGTTGAGTCGCTGCCAATGCTGGTAAAAAGATTCCGCGCCCTGGTGTAAACTCGCCGCCGGAGGTAACGTCATGCAACTGGCCTTTGTACTTGTTGAACCCAAGGTTCCGGAGAATGTCGGAGCGGCGGCCCGCGCCCTGTGCACCATGGGCTTTGGCGAGCTCTGGCTGGTGAACTCCGACCTGCACACCCGCCCGGAAGCCCACTGGCTCGCCCACGGCAGCGACCACATCCTGGACCATGCGCGCATTTTCCCCGATCTGGCGGCGGTAAGAAACTCCGTAGACCTTCTGATAGGCACCTCCGCCAAGCCCCGGCACCAGCGCCAGGACTGGCACAATCCCGCGCGCCTGCAAGAGGTTCTGGCCAGCAAAGGTTCGTCCGTAGCCACCGCTGCACTGGTGTTCGGCCGCGAGGATCGGGGCCTCTCCAATGAGGAGCTGGCCCAGTGCGACCTGCTGACCGGCATTCCGATGAAAGTCGCCTACCCGTCGCTGAACCTCGCCCAATCCGTGATGCTGTACGCCTGGGAAATGTCCGGCTTGTCGGTCGCCACGGATAAAGAGGAAACGTCAGCCGACGCGAATCGCCTGGGCGCCCTGCGGGGCCGCCTGGAAGGCCTGCTGCCGGAGCTGGACACGCCGCCCGAGGGGAAGCTGTCCCAATGGGTCTTTGAGCGGCTGCCGTTGCTGTCAGACCGGGATATCGGGTTTGTGCATACGCTTTGCTCGAACATTGAGCGTGCCCTCGACTCTCAAGCGCGTTTTGTCTCGGGGAAGAGCCGAACGGACAAGCCCTCCCGGGATACGCTGTGAATACGTCCATGTACGCTAGACGAAAACATCCCTGTTTTCGACGATCCCGGGAGGGCTTGTCCGTCCGGCTCCCGGGCCTTTTGCGCGCGCCGGTTTGTTGAACTTACTCTTGGAATCTTCCTGGGCGGAAGGCATCGAGGCAAATTGAGGGCTCCTCTCCATCAATGATCTGGGCGATGAGGTCTGCACTGCCGGCGGACAGGGTCCAGCCGAAGGTGCCGTGGCCGGTGTTCAGATAGAGGTTCTCTCTGGGGCCGCGACCGATGATCGCGGGCCCATCCGGGGTCATGGGGCGGAATCCGGTCCAGGTTTCGGCGGCGTCGAGATCGGCGCATCCGGGGAACCGGGACTCGACCGATTTGCGAATGGTCGCCAGTCTGGCCTCCGGAATATCGCGGTTGAAGTCCGCCAGCTCTACAAATCCCGTGGCCCGAAGTCGATTGCCCAGGCGGGTTGAGACGACCTTGTAGTTGTCGTCGTGAATGGTCGACGTTGGGCCACGATCGGGGTCCGTCATGGGCACCGTCAGGCTGTATCCTTTCACTGGATAGATGGGAAGTTGCAGGCCCAGAGGCTGCACCAGATGGTTGGACCAGCAGCCGGCGCTGATCACAAAAGCATCCGCTTCCAGGGTTTCCATGGCACCATCGCCGTTGCTGAGTGAAATGGCACTAACCTTGTGGTCATCGGCTATCAGCTTTTCCGCCTCCACGTTGTAGCGAACGGCCACACCCTTTGCTTCGCAGGCTTTCGCCAGCTCCCGGGAGAACTTATGACAATCTCCGGTGCCGTCGGTATCGTAGCTCAGGGCGCCATGAAGCGGCCCGTTGCCGACCATACCGGGTTCGGCTTCCCGGACCTGTTCGGGCGTGAGCAGGCGGGAAGGAATGTTCAGCTCACTCAGCAGCTCCTGCGTGGCCCGGTACCCTTCCAGCGCGTCCGGCGTGCTGGCCAGGTGCAGCAGGCCCCGGTGGTCGCCATCGAAGGCCAGCTCCAGCTCGTGTTCCAGCGCCAGGAAACGCTCCCGGCTGTG
The nucleotide sequence above comes from Marinobacter gudaonensis. Encoded proteins:
- a CDS encoding tRNA(Met) cytidine acetyltransferase TmcA, which gives rise to MNHPGPDAEAEVAHWRDLQTSLTANGQRRLVLIEGDREDALQWLRQRLPGLDFHQGLWTGPKGDSPDGRLVPMAPTRARSWLGRELPLVVWDGWQGNPPDDLAALTGALTAGGLLFWLMPPLSDWRRFADPDYARTGLEHGGEHPFAGRMSALLADHEAVIRVSPGRASLPPIPPLPDVPFVVGTTSDQQQLIQRLVRFGLGRRRRPLVITADRGRGKSAAMGMAAAELLLKGRQDIVVTAPSAQSTDTLFRHASVVLADVLTESSDEGWSNARGDEQLGTPGDGKCLVTRSGARLRFMPIRSLLASKPGAEVILVDEAAALPAPLLKAVLLGWPRVAFATTVHGYEGAGRGFAIRFRQVLDEKTPQWQAVTLTAPVRWAQSDPLEALVSELFLLGADGDVGLTRSETAEAPVIEPFQPAHASDRVLAEAFGLLVDAHYRTSPADLRQWLDDPRARSWRATLNGRTVGVLWSTEEGGLSPELAGEVSLGTRRVRGHLLAQSLASHSGYPEAAALKGLRVVRVAVADEFRRLGIGRRLVDAARVAATESGIDYLGTSFGGSVDLVAFWQGCGLGVARMGLQQEASSGEYPIQMMRGLSSAGLELAERIRKRLASHWLALLPDNWPELAPELLAQVTADLPGGPAPDAEDLRDLRQFAHGHRGFALTVPVLRKLGQAPGVMVRLAQHPSLGLWCLGVMQGRPWSWLKAEALCLGQRDGEDRLRQLVRDLLENGPEL
- a CDS encoding DUF2237 family protein, with product MEMSESINVLGEKLETCGKDPVTGFYRDGCCNVGPDDFGLHAVCAVVTDDFLEFSKAHGNDLSTPRPEFGFEGLKAGDSWCLCAARWQEAFEAGCAPRVRLRATHRAALEKCALEDLKAHGADLS
- a CDS encoding ATP-dependent helicase; translation: MPTEPQIPDTSNLPDYLTDEQRAIITAGYEHAVITAVAGSGKTSTLAWRIRYLLEQGHDPDRVLVLMFNRSARVDFERKLQEVCAGSGLALPEIRTYHAMGLRLYKRFVREGYLPGFSEKILTEQEISFQAWQLTRRLAPEDLADEIRRNKKDFVETATGFIDRVKTTLSPAEIVFEELGYSDKHKYLIDLFHSFEQWRKGQGRISYADMLYEPVMAIHQNPPLQRLVANKMDLVLVDEYQDTNEIQHLLLRYVAGDRARVTVVGDPDQTIYEFRGARPEFILRRFSDEFESPLEQTLSYTFRYGHRVALLANHLICHNTGRKDVLCHSHPSTPDTGITLHRAESDAETVLQILQGLSEPSLSDAAILFRVWSQSVPIELKLLARQIPYRIDAGKGALFSREVQAITALLMVVTGRLANLPDEDRLELARQLLRFPHVGLKEPELEQLARFLAGFADGWHERLMALDFDALAPMAARKLRKLGEVLSQLRGFSGPVAGLISVYAEHTDLYEGIRSLALTHDSAEERIDTVQGFRQYLKSLDVTADGALDHLKALKQQAGEKQEGGVLLSTIHRTKGLEWPTVIIPGLQEKYLPYSPRPQDDARSFLESERRLLYVAMTRTRRQLHLISRPESRQPHLDGDMGPSRFIEECCFGLADEFGSWLDDRDPTQAHSIRLEAPLTSVSLRYAHREGVEIEGQTAVSRRAREPLWHSSRVSHTIFGAGSVTREDEASFEVHFDNGETLNFSKKSAHLYFTHLA
- a CDS encoding OmpA family protein, whose protein sequence is MNVIRPMSAAVLAASLATPALADRQETVYVNPFAAFQLFDDKRDLSETGTFGVGAEYRFLPNWSVEAVYSRANADRKYVPGESDFDEIRLDGTYYFAGPDQAWNPYVSIGAGHADFGEDPTGPLTAGSNHDETRVNIGTGIRYNINDTVSLRGDLREFHGIDESTFDTQVSLGISFAFARTVADAKPVPARPADADGDGVSDDRDQCPGTPAGAPVDSKGCEPDADGDGVADTRDQCPATPRGAEVNSRGCELDSDNDGVVNSKDQCPGTAAGAKVDDTGCEGVTETIQTFTIEVKFPSNSSIIGNAYDNEIRRVAEFLKANPETIVEIAGHTDSRGEAGYNQFLSQRRAESVAARLTGPLGVDPSRVEAVGYGETQPVASNDTEQGRAANRRVEARIQVVR
- a CDS encoding DUF4124 domain-containing protein → MLRSVVLITTLMGIATGLQAQVYRCEANGNPVFSDRPCGTDAESVPIRDNRIGGSFDQNLPEPAPDADSAEDTDREARETEPGTCRFINSTDLRRYLVREQVVQGMTRDNVRRAFGNPPETYTSPQEVWIYQTRYYGALYELTYVYFRDGCVERVEYRKP
- a CDS encoding methyltransferase produces the protein MTLPPAASLHQGAESFYQHWQRLNDWLVAHRAFWQPAPFMTPEPEWVRQYPSLADWLMAQTDDACQRLDDTPERLAQQSARWVPDLVHYEALVQLPVLSASTDGVAAATLPEIRATDMPGRKRLQAGAFTSALLPLSKPALDWCCGKGHLSRTLAPHCTDLVTGFEWNGELVRDGNRLAGQFGDRVSIRCQDVMAPDLTLPADHHGVALHACGDLHRQLLQRGALAGLPRLSISPCCYHLTASDHYRPLSSQASGHEPTLKLTPNDLRLAVQETVTAPARVREQTRRISQWRLGFDGLQRALRGQDNYLPVPSHPPRLVNEDFQAFCRWAAAKKGLALPAGTDFSHWQAFGERRFEQVRRYELVRHLFRRPLELWMVLDYAVYLEEQGYRVTLGTFCERSLTPRNLLLDAVRACDTPPAPHSHP
- a CDS encoding tRNA/rRNA methyltransferase, coding for MQLAFVLVEPKVPENVGAAARALCTMGFGELWLVNSDLHTRPEAHWLAHGSDHILDHARIFPDLAAVRNSVDLLIGTSAKPRHQRQDWHNPARLQEVLASKGSSVATAALVFGREDRGLSNEELAQCDLLTGIPMKVAYPSLNLAQSVMLYAWEMSGLSVATDKEETSADANRLGALRGRLEGLLPELDTPPEGKLSQWVFERLPLLSDRDIGFVHTLCSNIERALDSQARFVSGKSRTDKPSRDTL
- a CDS encoding D-amino acid dehydrogenase — protein: MHIVVVGGGVVGMATAYELNRRGHSVTLLERHAVAGNETSRANAAQRSYGVVYPWADPAMVFKAIPWILKQDGPLKLRFPPSVETLRFMVSTLRYAWSPGLFGLNRRAMLRLGIHSRERFLALEHELELAFDGDHRGLLHLASTPDALEGYRATQELLSELNIPSRLLTPEQVREAEPGMVGNGPLHGALSYDTDGTGDCHKFSRELAKACEAKGVAVRYNVEAEKLIADDHKVSAISLSNGDGAMETLEADAFVISAGCWSNHLVQPLGLQLPIYPVKGYSLTVPMTDPDRGPTSTIHDDNYKVVSTRLGNRLRATGFVELADFNRDIPEARLATIRKSVESRFPGCADLDAAETWTGFRPMTPDGPAIIGRGPRENLYLNTGHGTFGWTLSAGSADLIAQIIDGEEPSICLDAFRPGRFQE